One region of Eupeodes corollae chromosome 1, idEupCoro1.1, whole genome shotgun sequence genomic DNA includes:
- the LOC129950521 gene encoding uncharacterized protein LOC129950521: MRCDACGGSATNMVMVQLLAVGNGKVPVDATTGLITLINDFCRFIDLQLALIENVFPNISENNQNYAWLSQQAILAAKNNNVHALNFTIQSKITGDLVTYKSVDSITNPDDVVNYPTEFLNSLELPGFPPHNLQLKVGLVIMILRNLNPSRLCNSTPLALKRLMPNLIETTIINGKYLGENLCINRIPMFPTDLPFDFKRL, from the coding sequence ttgTTAGCTGTTGGAAATGGAAAAGTGCCAGTCGATGCGACAACTGGATTAATTACTCTTATCAACGACTTTTGCCGATTTATAGACCTTCAAttagctcttattgaaaatgttttcccaaACATTAGTGAGAATAATCAGAATTATGCTTGGTTAAGTCAACAAGCAATTCTCGCGGCAAAGAATAATAATGTACACGCATTAAATTTCAccattcaatcaaaaattactGGCGATTTGGTGACATACAAATCCGTTGATTCCATAACAAATCCCGATGATGTAGTAAATTATCCAACGGAGTTTTTGAACTCTCTGGAGTTACCAGGATTTCCACCACATAACTTGCAACTCAAAGTTGGTTTAGTTATTATGATATTGCGTAATTTAAATCCATCTCGACTTTGCAACAGTACTCCACTTGCGTTGAAAAGGCTGATGCCGAATTTGATTGAGACAACCATTATAAACGGAAAGTACTTAGGTGAAAATTTATGCATCAATCGAATACCAATGTTTCCGACTGATCTTCCGTTTGACTTCAAACGATTGTAA